One Pseudorhodoplanes sinuspersici DNA segment encodes these proteins:
- a CDS encoding class I SAM-dependent methyltransferase has product MTPTAFATKSVPAPDLAAIKTAQQAAWTSGDYAVVGTTLQIVGEDLCEALDIRAGQTVLDVAAGNGNVSLAAARRWCEVVSTDYVPSLLERGRERANAEGVSIQFQQADAEALPFADDSFDVVVSTFGVMFTPDHDRAAAEMVRVCKRGGKIGLANWTPDGFIGQLFKAIGKHMPSPAGAKSPALWGTRARITELFEPHAVSVKSAQRNFVFRYRSPEHWLDVFKTHYGPVLKTFAALDTVNQEALQHDLLALVCQFNRTDDGTMVVPSEYLEIVITRH; this is encoded by the coding sequence ATGACGCCAACCGCTTTTGCGACTAAATCCGTACCCGCGCCCGATCTCGCCGCCATCAAGACAGCCCAGCAGGCCGCCTGGACTTCCGGCGACTATGCTGTCGTCGGCACCACGCTTCAGATCGTCGGTGAAGATTTGTGTGAAGCGCTCGATATCCGCGCAGGACAGACGGTGCTCGACGTCGCTGCCGGCAACGGCAACGTCTCGCTTGCCGCTGCGCGCCGCTGGTGCGAAGTGGTCTCAACCGACTACGTCCCTTCGCTGCTGGAGCGCGGCCGAGAGCGGGCCAATGCCGAGGGCGTCTCTATTCAGTTTCAGCAGGCGGATGCCGAGGCTCTGCCGTTCGCTGACGACAGCTTCGACGTCGTGGTCTCCACCTTCGGGGTGATGTTCACACCTGACCACGACCGCGCAGCCGCCGAAATGGTCCGCGTCTGTAAACGCGGCGGCAAAATCGGGCTGGCCAACTGGACGCCGGACGGTTTCATCGGCCAGCTTTTCAAGGCGATCGGCAAACATATGCCTTCACCGGCTGGCGCGAAATCGCCTGCACTCTGGGGCACCCGTGCGCGGATCACTGAATTGTTCGAGCCGCATGCAGTCTCGGTCAAATCGGCGCAGCGCAACTTCGTGTTTCGCTATCGCTCGCCCGAGCATTGGCTCGATGTGTTCAAGACTCACTATGGGCCGGTGCTCAAGACCTTCGCCGCGCTCGACACGGTGAATCAAGAGGCCTTGCAGCACGACTTGCTGGCGCTCGTCTGCCAATTCAACCGCACCGATGATGGCACGATGGTGGTGCCGAGCGAATACCTCGAAATCGTGATTACGCGGCACTGA
- a CDS encoding DUF3455 domain-containing protein, which yields MQPTLRMTALALSLLPIQAVAAELPDAISAPGEALVATVHAVGSQIYECKADPAAGTATWQFREPIATLFISGKTVGRHYAGPNWELIDGSAVQGKVAARAPAASANDIPLLKLAITARRGEGRLSDVTTIQRINTKGGVVAGVCTEAGALLSVPYTADYTFFRKSDTRR from the coding sequence ATGCAACCAACCCTGCGCATGACCGCGCTTGCATTGTCGCTGCTGCCAATTCAGGCAGTAGCGGCCGAATTGCCGGACGCAATCTCCGCGCCCGGCGAAGCGCTGGTGGCGACCGTCCATGCGGTCGGCTCGCAAATCTATGAGTGCAAGGCTGATCCGGCCGCCGGTACTGCCACCTGGCAATTCCGGGAGCCGATCGCGACACTGTTCATCTCCGGCAAGACTGTCGGCCGCCACTATGCGGGACCGAACTGGGAACTGATCGACGGGAGCGCCGTACAAGGCAAGGTCGCCGCGCGCGCTCCCGCAGCCAGCGCGAACGACATTCCGCTACTCAAACTCGCGATCACGGCACGTCGTGGCGAGGGTCGTCTGTCCGACGTGACGACCATTCAGCGGATCAACACCAAGGGCGGTGTGGTCGCCGGCGTCTGTACCGAGGCGGGTGCCCTCTTAAGCGTGCCCTACACCGCTGACTACACCTTCTTCAGGAAGTCCGACACACGCCGGTGA
- a CDS encoding BTAD domain-containing putative transcriptional regulator yields the protein MPVESHNPERILRSSTCEVRMLGPLAASRDGNALKFPASRKVRALFAYLALAPKAVQRTQLCELLWDVPNDPRGELRWCLSKIRSVIDGPDRQRVEARDDTVRLDLSDCRIDVLQVAAAVKDGVEKLDPERLRTLVELFGGDFLEGMEIERSPGFNNWLVAQRRRFRACHAAFLEHLVKDGSDDDALVHLDRWLDLAPFDQRVHKILLEALARRGRIRDGEEHLAATSRLFESEGLDSRPIRDIWRAAREKTEVAGQLLAAAPTTPPPRIASEVETTGTSSHRASIAVMPFGESGAALGSGRDAGGALAHDVITRLAKLRSLFVIAQGTVFALHQRHIGSEEAGRMLNVDYVVSGSMQRQSDRITVTVELAETRTARIIWAEIFNHRRTDAFVVLDEIGNKIVASVASEIETIERNRAILRPPNSLNAWESYHRGLWHMYRFSMADNERAQHFFETAIRLDPTFSRAHAGLSFTHFQNAFQGWAKRGPEVDRAFEAAGQSLMADDRDPAAHWAMGRALWLRGNSDQSVHELGQSVDLSPNFALAHYNLAFVHSTNGDPGAAIPSSDYSRNLSPFDPMLFGMLGARAMALVRLERFDEAAEWAIKAAARPNAFAHIHAIAAYSLVLAGRVEEAREYMASIHKTLPHYGVKDFVTAMQFDALGAAMFRDAAKRLGAK from the coding sequence ATGCCCGTGGAATCTCACAATCCAGAGCGGATTTTGCGCAGCTCGACTTGCGAGGTGCGGATGCTTGGGCCACTGGCAGCAAGCCGGGACGGCAATGCGCTGAAGTTTCCTGCCTCGCGAAAAGTGCGGGCGCTGTTCGCCTACCTTGCTCTTGCGCCAAAGGCCGTTCAACGAACGCAGTTATGTGAATTGCTCTGGGACGTTCCAAATGATCCGCGCGGCGAGCTTCGCTGGTGCCTGAGCAAGATCAGGAGCGTTATCGACGGGCCGGACCGGCAAAGGGTCGAAGCGAGGGACGACACCGTCAGACTTGATCTGTCCGATTGCCGCATCGATGTGTTGCAAGTTGCCGCGGCTGTGAAGGACGGCGTGGAGAAGCTTGATCCGGAACGGCTACGGACACTGGTGGAGCTGTTTGGCGGCGACTTCCTTGAAGGTATGGAAATCGAACGCAGCCCCGGGTTCAACAACTGGCTGGTGGCTCAGCGACGCCGGTTTCGCGCTTGCCATGCCGCTTTTCTGGAACATCTGGTGAAGGATGGATCGGACGACGACGCGCTCGTGCATCTCGATCGATGGCTGGATCTCGCGCCCTTCGATCAACGTGTTCATAAGATCCTGCTCGAGGCGCTCGCACGGCGCGGCCGTATCCGTGACGGCGAGGAGCATCTTGCTGCAACGAGTCGACTGTTCGAGTCCGAAGGGCTCGACTCCCGGCCAATTCGCGACATCTGGCGCGCCGCAAGAGAGAAGACTGAAGTGGCGGGGCAGTTGCTGGCCGCCGCCCCGACCACACCGCCGCCACGCATCGCTTCCGAAGTCGAAACAACGGGCACATCATCGCATCGCGCATCCATCGCGGTGATGCCGTTTGGCGAGAGCGGCGCTGCATTGGGCTCGGGCCGCGATGCCGGCGGCGCGCTCGCCCATGACGTGATCACCCGGCTTGCAAAGCTCCGCAGCCTATTCGTGATCGCGCAAGGTACGGTCTTTGCCTTGCATCAGCGACATATCGGATCAGAAGAGGCCGGCCGGATGCTCAATGTGGACTACGTTGTCAGCGGATCGATGCAACGGCAGAGCGATCGCATCACGGTGACGGTCGAGCTTGCGGAGACGCGCACGGCACGCATCATCTGGGCAGAGATATTCAACCACAGGCGGACCGACGCATTTGTAGTCTTGGATGAGATCGGCAACAAGATCGTTGCGTCGGTCGCCAGTGAAATTGAAACTATCGAACGCAACCGTGCCATCCTGCGTCCACCCAATTCCCTCAACGCGTGGGAATCGTATCACCGCGGGTTGTGGCACATGTATCGTTTCAGCATGGCTGATAACGAGCGCGCGCAGCACTTCTTCGAGACGGCAATCCGTCTCGATCCGACCTTCTCGCGCGCTCATGCCGGCCTGTCCTTCACGCATTTCCAGAACGCCTTTCAAGGCTGGGCGAAGCGCGGGCCGGAAGTCGATCGCGCTTTTGAGGCGGCCGGGCAAAGCCTGATGGCGGACGACCGCGATCCTGCGGCGCATTGGGCGATGGGGCGTGCGCTCTGGCTGCGCGGCAATTCCGATCAATCCGTTCACGAACTGGGGCAGTCCGTCGACCTGAGCCCGAACTTCGCTCTGGCTCACTATAATCTTGCATTCGTCCACTCGACGAATGGCGATCCGGGCGCAGCCATTCCATCCTCTGATTACTCGCGCAACTTGAGCCCCTTCGATCCGATGCTGTTCGGGATGCTCGGTGCCCGTGCTATGGCCCTGGTGCGGCTGGAGCGGTTCGACGAGGCCGCGGAATGGGCGATTAAGGCGGCCGCTCGCCCCAATGCATTCGCGCACATCCACGCTATTGCTGCGTATTCATTGGTACTCGCTGGGCGGGTGGAGGAGGCACGCGAGTATATGGCATCAATTCATAAGACGCTTCCGCATTACGGAGTGAAGGATTTTGTGACGGCGATGCAGTTCGATGCGCTCGGCGCAGCCATGTTCCGAGACGCGGCCAAGCGCCTCGGAGCGAAGTAA
- a CDS encoding nuclear transport factor 2 family protein, with the protein MKHWFSDLYTHIDAMRLEDFVAGLTPDVEVVVGTNPAMKGREQVKAGIRQLFSAIDGIQFSLRDSIAMRLRQSC; encoded by the coding sequence ATGAAACACTGGTTCTCTGATCTCTACACCCATATCGACGCGATGCGTCTCGAAGACTTCGTGGCCGGACTGACCCCCGACGTCGAAGTCGTGGTCGGCACCAATCCGGCGATGAAAGGCCGCGAGCAGGTGAAGGCCGGCATCAGACAGTTGTTCTCCGCGATCGACGGCATCCAATTCTCGTTGCGTGATTCAATTGCAATGCGACTACGTCAATCTTGCTAG
- a CDS encoding SRPBCC family protein, producing MIYVSKEVPANAPGQQRLSRSDIWRGLVMKAENALPFVPGMAKCDVISRSGNSIVRDIVFRGEDARERITLYPEEKVVFVRESGNVDGFIVNEILGDDDNLRLRFSFALQLVDAPSDSTQEQEFRAIMERDYLKAVDATLGAIRQMVADPRYAAA from the coding sequence ATGATTTACGTATCGAAGGAAGTTCCCGCTAACGCGCCGGGCCAGCAGCGGCTGAGCCGCAGCGACATCTGGCGCGGTCTGGTGATGAAAGCGGAGAACGCGCTGCCTTTCGTCCCCGGCATGGCGAAATGCGACGTGATCTCGCGCTCGGGGAACAGCATCGTGCGCGACATCGTGTTCCGGGGCGAGGATGCGCGCGAGCGCATCACGCTCTATCCCGAGGAAAAGGTCGTCTTCGTACGTGAATCCGGCAATGTGGACGGGTTCATCGTCAACGAAATCCTTGGCGACGACGACAACCTGCGTCTGCGCTTCTCCTTCGCGCTGCAGCTTGTGGATGCCCCGTCGGACAGCACGCAGGAACAGGAGTTCCGCGCCATCATGGAGCGCGATTACCTCAAGGCGGTCGATGCCACGCTGGGCGCCATTCGCCAGATGGTGGCCGATCCGCGCTATGCCGCTGCGTGA
- a CDS encoding acyl-CoA dehydrogenase family protein: MQQEAKRSAAVHTLASRPEFADVIARIRKLAPEIGARALSAEKAKRVPQETMDALRDANVFRLMQPKRFGGYEYGPAELAQVGFELGRACGSTGWCSTLAVCFGWMTAFFPLEAQQEVWDDTNNLLAVSYIPTPKVEVVDGGIRITGSWPWASGVDSATWLILSAAIPNKDGPPTVAWCLVPVKDVVVDHNSWNVAGLRGTGSKTVHITERVFVPKHRILPLGAIFTGKIPGLDVPDNGQARFGYPTFGPTALVAPIVGMAQGAIDAFTETARDAKRMARPGVFEKVAEQPLIQSLIGRSAAHIEAARTLMVTSLRDGQDIVLAGGTPDIELRVRIRRNHGFASRTSADVVNEIFNKSGAAAADEKNSVQRFWRDANIAATHASIDWDTLSALYGTQQLGLQPQGIF, encoded by the coding sequence ATGCAGCAGGAAGCGAAACGCTCCGCCGCGGTTCACACTCTGGCATCGCGGCCCGAATTCGCCGACGTCATCGCAAGAATCAGAAAGCTCGCGCCGGAGATCGGCGCGCGGGCGCTTAGCGCGGAAAAGGCAAAGCGCGTCCCGCAAGAGACCATGGACGCGCTGCGCGATGCGAATGTCTTTCGCCTGATGCAGCCGAAGCGTTTCGGCGGTTACGAATACGGTCCCGCCGAGCTAGCGCAGGTCGGCTTCGAGCTTGGGCGCGCCTGCGGCAGCACCGGCTGGTGTAGTACGCTCGCGGTCTGCTTCGGATGGATGACCGCGTTCTTCCCGCTCGAAGCGCAGCAGGAGGTGTGGGACGACACCAACAATCTGCTCGCGGTGTCCTACATTCCCACACCAAAAGTCGAGGTGGTCGACGGCGGAATCAGGATCACCGGAAGCTGGCCCTGGGCCAGCGGTGTCGACAGCGCCACCTGGCTCATCCTTTCGGCGGCGATCCCGAACAAGGATGGCCCGCCCACGGTGGCGTGGTGCCTGGTCCCGGTGAAGGACGTCGTGGTCGATCACAATAGCTGGAACGTCGCCGGATTGCGGGGCACCGGCTCGAAAACCGTTCACATCACCGAACGGGTCTTCGTGCCGAAGCATCGCATCCTGCCGCTCGGCGCCATTTTCACCGGCAAGATACCCGGCCTCGACGTCCCCGATAACGGTCAGGCGCGCTTCGGTTATCCGACCTTCGGTCCGACCGCTTTGGTCGCGCCGATCGTGGGCATGGCGCAGGGCGCGATCGATGCTTTTACCGAGACCGCGCGCGATGCGAAACGCATGGCGCGTCCAGGCGTGTTCGAGAAGGTCGCCGAGCAGCCGCTGATTCAGAGCCTGATCGGCCGGTCCGCGGCCCATATCGAAGCGGCGCGAACGCTGATGGTGACAAGTCTCCGCGATGGACAGGACATCGTACTCGCGGGTGGCACACCCGACATCGAACTGCGGGTGCGGATCCGGCGCAACCACGGCTTTGCCAGCCGAACCTCGGCAGATGTGGTGAACGAGATTTTCAACAAGTCGGGCGCCGCGGCGGCCGACGAGAAGAACAGCGTTCAGCGGTTCTGGCGCGATGCCAACATCGCCGCCACGCATGCCAGTATCGACTGGGACACGCTGTCGGCGCTGTACGGAACGCAGCAATTGGGGCTGCAGCCGCAGGGCATTTTCTAG
- a CDS encoding TetR/AcrR family transcriptional regulator produces MNSLRKSAAQAATDSNGAAAGMRKSTAKKRETIVRSAAKLFLERGYDSVSINEIISVVGGSKETIYSNFGNKAKLFEAVVQQLCSDVTINIDTRPVGTLEGQATRMARSFVSMVLSPRIISFHRLVTSIGREFPEAGRLFYRTGPETVYRIFSEWIALQQQNGQIRADKDPRQLAILLHDMLIGEQILSWLTSAASERDRAKRINQTVELAVSVFLTGCAIDAGSKRSPKTVTTSRASPRRAKASQPKTNR; encoded by the coding sequence ATGAACTCGCTCCGAAAATCGGCCGCGCAGGCTGCGACGGACAGCAACGGCGCTGCCGCCGGAATGCGCAAGAGCACGGCCAAGAAGCGCGAGACGATCGTGCGCTCGGCTGCGAAGCTGTTTCTGGAGCGCGGCTACGATTCCGTGTCTATCAACGAAATCATTTCGGTCGTCGGTGGCTCGAAGGAGACGATCTATTCCAATTTCGGAAACAAGGCTAAGCTGTTCGAGGCCGTCGTCCAGCAATTGTGTTCCGACGTCACGATCAACATCGATACCCGGCCGGTCGGGACGCTGGAGGGGCAGGCCACCCGCATGGCGCGCTCCTTCGTCTCGATGGTGCTGTCGCCGCGGATCATATCGTTCCATCGCCTGGTGACATCGATCGGTCGGGAATTTCCCGAAGCCGGGCGGCTGTTCTATCGGACCGGCCCGGAGACGGTTTATCGTATCTTTTCGGAATGGATCGCGCTGCAGCAGCAGAACGGCCAAATCCGCGCGGACAAGGATCCGCGCCAACTCGCGATTCTGTTGCACGATATGCTGATCGGCGAGCAGATCCTGAGCTGGCTCACGTCGGCGGCAAGTGAAAGGGATCGCGCGAAGCGGATCAACCAGACCGTTGAACTCGCCGTCTCCGTATTCCTGACAGGCTGTGCGATCGATGCCGGTTCGAAGCGTTCGCCCAAGACGGTGACGACAAGCCGCGCGTCGCCGCGCCGGGCCAAAGCGTCCCAGCCGAAGACGAATCGCTAG
- a CDS encoding MaoC family dehydratase, protein MVKYLEDFREGEIWQSGSIVIGEEEMIAYARANDPQPIHVDPDAAKNGPFGGIIASGWQIAALSMRLFVEAGGHGDAPIVGIGIDELRWKQVVRPGDALRTTREIVEVRRSASKPDRGTIRTRVAVLNQRDETVMTYYALGQVRAHGTLSLAAPCKA, encoded by the coding sequence ATGGTGAAATACCTCGAGGATTTTCGCGAAGGAGAAATCTGGCAGAGCGGATCGATCGTGATCGGGGAAGAGGAGATGATCGCTTATGCCAGAGCGAACGATCCGCAACCGATCCATGTCGACCCGGATGCGGCCAAGAACGGACCGTTCGGTGGGATCATTGCCAGCGGTTGGCAGATCGCCGCGCTGTCGATGCGGCTCTTCGTCGAAGCCGGCGGTCACGGCGATGCGCCCATCGTTGGAATCGGCATTGACGAATTGCGCTGGAAGCAGGTGGTGCGGCCCGGCGACGCGCTCCGCACCACCCGTGAGATCGTCGAGGTGCGCAGGTCTGCATCCAAGCCAGACCGCGGCACGATCCGCACCCGCGTCGCGGTCTTGAACCAGCGGGACGAGACCGTCATGACATATTATGCGCTCGGCCAGGTGCGTGCGCACGGTACTTTGTCCTTGGCTGCACCGTGCAAAGCCTGA
- a CDS encoding Bug family tripartite tricarboxylate transporter substrate binding protein — protein sequence MNIRITRRIALAIAAASLCAAPAGAVAQGWPSRPVTVILPFAAGGGTDLLARALAQDLGERLGQQFVVDNRAGAGGNIGAGAVAKAAPDGYTIMFGTPGPLANNKLMYKSLPFDPEQAFIPIVLIAKSPVIIAAKMSLPVNDIKELAAYAKANPGKLNVGVPGNGTLGHITALLLQKELGINMTTVPYRGTALVVNDLLGGQVDLAMDFMPSYVPLVREGKIRALGVTSAQRSSDLPDVKTVQDAGFKGFEATAWFALAAPAGTPKEIVDKLNAATNAFLQSPKGKEVLATLSMQAIGGSPADLKAFITSELQKWGPVVKEANISM from the coding sequence ATGAATATTCGCATCACTCGCAGGATCGCGCTTGCCATCGCTGCGGCGAGCCTGTGCGCGGCACCGGCCGGCGCGGTCGCGCAAGGCTGGCCGTCCCGGCCCGTCACGGTGATCCTGCCATTTGCTGCGGGCGGCGGGACAGACCTCTTGGCGCGAGCGCTCGCGCAGGATCTCGGCGAGCGGCTTGGCCAGCAATTCGTGGTCGACAATCGCGCCGGCGCAGGCGGCAATATCGGCGCCGGTGCCGTCGCCAAAGCCGCCCCCGATGGCTACACCATCATGTTCGGCACGCCCGGGCCGCTCGCGAATAACAAGCTGATGTACAAGAGCCTGCCATTCGATCCGGAGCAGGCTTTCATCCCGATCGTGCTGATCGCCAAGTCGCCGGTGATCATCGCGGCGAAGATGTCGCTTCCGGTGAACGATATCAAGGAACTCGCGGCCTATGCCAAGGCTAATCCGGGCAAGCTCAATGTCGGCGTTCCCGGCAACGGCACGCTTGGTCACATCACCGCGTTGCTGCTGCAGAAGGAACTCGGGATCAACATGACGACCGTGCCGTATCGCGGCACGGCGCTGGTGGTCAACGACCTGCTCGGAGGCCAGGTCGACCTCGCGATGGATTTCATGCCGTCCTATGTGCCGCTGGTGCGCGAGGGCAAGATCCGCGCGCTGGGCGTGACCTCCGCCCAACGCTCGAGCGATCTGCCGGATGTGAAGACCGTTCAGGACGCGGGATTCAAAGGGTTTGAGGCCACCGCCTGGTTTGCTCTGGCGGCGCCGGCGGGTACGCCAAAGGAGATCGTCGACAAGCTCAACGCAGCCACCAATGCCTTCCTGCAAAGTCCGAAAGGCAAGGAAGTGCTCGCGACCCTGAGCATGCAGGCTATTGGCGGTTCACCGGCCGATCTGAAAGCCTTCATTACCTCCGAGCTCCAGAAATGGGGCCCGGTGGTGAAGGAGGCGAACATCTCGATGTGA
- a CDS encoding HpcH/HpaI aldolase family protein, giving the protein MADPTMLRSRLLAREHLVGTFVKTPTTHATEIIGALGFDFVVIDEEHAPFDRMATDAVLLAARAAGTAALVRVQSVTNILSVLDCGATGVLVPHVATATRAREVAAACRYQGGRRGYSGSPRHAGYGATGMWKTVEAADAITTVIAQIEDPEALEEIDAIAAVDGIDALFIGRGDLSVALGAKSSDAPEVRRAVERIGKAARAADKPVCVFVGGQAEASWLRDQGATAFVVASDQSFLRKAAASTLAEMRALDTPAISAQAKTA; this is encoded by the coding sequence ATGGCCGATCCCACGATGCTCCGCAGCCGACTGCTCGCTCGCGAGCACCTAGTCGGCACCTTCGTCAAGACGCCGACCACTCACGCGACCGAAATCATCGGCGCGCTCGGCTTCGATTTCGTCGTGATCGACGAAGAACATGCCCCCTTCGACCGCATGGCGACGGATGCGGTGTTGCTCGCGGCAAGAGCTGCCGGCACGGCGGCGCTGGTGCGCGTGCAGAGCGTGACGAATATTCTCTCTGTCCTCGATTGCGGCGCGACTGGCGTGCTGGTGCCGCATGTCGCGACGGCCACCCGCGCCCGCGAAGTCGCTGCGGCCTGCCGCTATCAGGGTGGCCGTCGCGGCTATTCGGGCTCGCCGCGGCATGCCGGTTACGGTGCTACCGGAATGTGGAAGACGGTCGAAGCAGCCGACGCCATCACCACCGTGATCGCCCAGATCGAGGACCCGGAAGCGCTCGAGGAGATCGATGCCATCGCCGCAGTGGACGGCATCGACGCGCTTTTCATCGGTCGCGGCGACCTTTCCGTCGCGCTTGGAGCGAAATCCTCCGATGCGCCTGAGGTGCGCAGGGCGGTTGAACGGATCGGCAAGGCGGCACGCGCCGCCGACAAACCCGTCTGCGTGTTCGTTGGCGGCCAGGCCGAGGCGTCATGGCTGCGTGACCAGGGCGCGACCGCGTTCGTGGTTGCCTCCGACCAGAGCTTCCTCCGCAAGGCGGCAGCCTCAACTCTGGCCGAGATGCGCGCGCTCGACACGCCCGCCATCAGTGCGCAGGCCAAGACCGCTTAA
- a CDS encoding Bug family tripartite tricarboxylate transporter substrate binding protein — protein MLRNTRLVIVIAIAAIGCPAVAQDYPTGTIRIINPFAAGGTAAVQAQALSNYLSPILGQPVIVENKSGAGTTIAGAFVARAAPNGYTLLIAGPPTYSINPTLIPNVPYDGYKAFTQIAVVSRSTNGIAVNAKSGITSIEDLVAKAKANPNSVTFGTPGVGSVSHLAMIRFMEMAGIKMTHVPYSGAPPVVTDLLGKHIDLGVINLGPLVPGKKSGDLRILATTSIGRSSQTPDVPTLDELGYSGFVIEAWNSISGPAGMPDAVVTKLSGLIDQALADPRVITAFTGAGLEIKYMPHAEAESFVKKDSETYIRLIESSGIKK, from the coding sequence GTGCTTCGAAACACGCGCCTCGTAATCGTTATCGCCATCGCCGCCATCGGCTGTCCCGCAGTGGCGCAGGATTATCCGACCGGCACGATCAGGATCATTAATCCCTTTGCTGCCGGCGGCACGGCTGCAGTGCAGGCGCAGGCGCTTAGCAATTATCTCAGTCCGATCCTGGGCCAGCCGGTCATCGTCGAAAACAAGTCAGGAGCGGGAACGACGATCGCTGGCGCGTTCGTCGCGCGAGCGGCGCCCAACGGCTACACACTTTTGATCGCCGGTCCGCCGACATATTCGATTAATCCAACATTGATCCCGAATGTTCCCTATGATGGATACAAGGCCTTCACCCAGATTGCCGTCGTGTCGAGAAGTACCAACGGCATTGCGGTGAACGCGAAGAGCGGAATCACGTCGATTGAGGATTTGGTCGCCAAGGCGAAGGCCAATCCGAACAGTGTCACTTTCGGGACGCCGGGCGTTGGAAGCGTCTCCCATCTGGCGATGATCCGCTTCATGGAAATGGCGGGAATCAAGATGACACACGTGCCCTATAGCGGTGCGCCGCCGGTCGTGACCGATCTTCTGGGTAAACATATCGATCTTGGAGTCATCAATCTTGGCCCATTAGTGCCCGGAAAAAAATCCGGAGACCTTCGGATTTTGGCAACGACCAGTATCGGGCGCTCGTCTCAGACACCTGATGTGCCAACGCTCGATGAACTGGGCTATTCTGGTTTCGTCATCGAGGCTTGGAACTCAATCTCGGGGCCCGCAGGTATGCCCGACGCTGTCGTTACCAAGCTGAGCGGTCTGATCGACCAGGCGCTGGCCGACCCGCGCGTGATCACGGCCTTCACGGGGGCCGGGCTCGAAATAAAATATATGCCGCATGCGGAGGCCGAGTCCTTCGTGAAGAAGGACTCGGAAACCTACATCCGGCTGATTGAGTCTTCAGGGATCAAGAAATAG
- a CDS encoding (2Fe-2S)-binding protein, which translates to MSGPLTLTVNGCMYQVDAAPTTPLLDILRNHLGLTGSRYGCGLEQCGACMVLVDGVTAYSCSREAGTLEGRSVTTVEGLGSPEALHPLQKAFLDEQAGQCGYCLSGMLIAAKALLDRNPAPTRADVATALDPNLCRCGTHPRILRAVLRAAADMRSRADS; encoded by the coding sequence ATGAGCGGACCTCTCACGCTGACCGTCAATGGCTGCATGTACCAGGTCGATGCAGCGCCGACGACGCCGCTTCTCGACATTTTGCGCAACCATCTCGGGCTGACGGGCAGCCGCTACGGCTGCGGGCTGGAGCAATGCGGGGCCTGCATGGTGCTGGTCGATGGCGTGACAGCCTATTCCTGTAGCCGCGAGGCGGGCACGCTCGAGGGCCGCTCCGTCACGACTGTCGAAGGTCTCGGATCGCCTGAGGCGTTGCATCCACTGCAGAAGGCATTTCTCGACGAGCAAGCCGGACAGTGTGGCTATTGCCTGTCCGGCATGCTGATAGCAGCCAAGGCGTTGCTCGATCGCAATCCGGCCCCCACGCGAGCCGACGTCGCCACCGCGCTCGACCCGAACCTATGCCGCTGCGGCACACATCCGCGCATATTGCGCGCGGTGCTCAGGGCTGCGGCAGACATGCGCTCGAGGGCTGATTCATGA